A window of Rhipicephalus microplus isolate Deutch F79 chromosome 8, USDA_Rmic, whole genome shotgun sequence genomic DNA:
CCACTTGTTAGATCACGTTGCCACATGTCATCGCTTCCTTTGATTCTTGAATTTCATTGTTTCAAACACGAACGTCGCTGCTCCATGTAGCAACAGTAATGTTGCACGGGATTGAAGGTGTATTCTATTCCTGCATGGATAAAAGACAACGTATGAAGGAAACATTGCACAGAacgaaaagtaaaaaagaaaggaCAGCAGAAAAATTTTTGGGTCATATAAAGCTCGACTTGTGCGTTTATGTTACAGGTTTTCTTGAGAAGCCTGAATGTCTAGGCACATTTTAGTAGAGATAAATTGTCAGCACCCTTCTCGATAGGTTATCTTTGTTGGGAACAGCGATCACCCACCCTATATTTAGCCTATGTTTATGTTGAAGTCTATTGTGAAACCTTTTTTGTGCTACACATGTTTGGACTATAGCAACGGTTCCATAGAGTGAACCCAACCTTATTAATCAGACTTATTCTTTGTGAAATCAGCAACTAGTGCGTTTATGAGCTAAAAATATTTCTAATATTTACCTAGTTGTCTTTGTATGAGCACCACTTGTGAGCTAATTGATGCTTTCTATGTACAAGCCTTCGCTGTGCAAGTGAACAAATCTCCACGAAAGGTGTGCTCTAGCACACAATGGCGCCCTTCGGCAAACAGTGAAGCACACGTAGGAAAAAGCAAATGTTTATTTCTAACACAAACAAAACGAAGAAAAATTGGAGTCTTGCAAAATTGGTACTTCTCGTGCTATTCacctgaaagaagaaaaaaaggtaatCAATTAAATTCAATGCACCATTTCTAGCACAATGTCGCTTCGAAAGGGTCACTTATGCGTAAGACGGCTTCAGCGGTAGAAGTTGGCTGTATACCTTTCCGCGATAACAAAAACACCACTGTTGCATCGAACAAGAAAATGCACAGAAATGATGTTCATGTAGCGACGCTACAAGTTCACGCACCAACTTGCCTCGACATCGTAGATTTTAAGCGTTCGCTATAACCTGCACGATATTTTATGCTTAAAAATGAATTACGGCTCTTTCATATTGATATCAAGGATCTAAAAAGCAACTTGTAAAAATTATATTGAGGAAGTTTTGTCAATAAGCAGAAATGAAACCTTGAAGTCCATGACATCATGTTGACAGTCACGCATAGTTTCCTAATTATACACTAGaggtaactctggcgctagtgcctaaAGAAGCTGCAACGtatggtgcttcagcgagcatgggaatgataggtatgACGTAGATTTGCCTGGTCTTCGCACTTTGCTTTCGTTCTGGCTTCATGCGGCTTGAAGCTACTTTGTCACGAAACAATTGGCAAATGATCGACATCAAATCGACTTCAAAGCGACTTTAAATTGATTTGACTGCAAATCAGGTCACACAGGGAAAGAACGGTTTGTTCTcttttcgaaacaaaaccaaaacacagcaataaatgaagccacaagtgcgttcaccgtcaacaagcacgaagacttGGCAAAGCCACGTCATACCCATAATTTCCATGCTCGCTTaacgatcgcagcaccacagTCCTCTCTAGTAaaatttagaaaactctatgctgcCAGGTGCTGACATTGTTGTGCAAAACtggaaaaatataaaaaaactagGGAGCGCTGAAGAATCAGGGCAGGGCGTTTCAGCTACACTTGCGTCAAAGGAATGCTGAGTCGGAATGAAGCTTGGCCTAAGGCACTTCTTCACTATGTTCCCTGTTTCATTTCTCTACCGCATGTAGGAAAGGATATTTTATCTTCACTAACGTCGTccgctgtttgttttgttactGTGGCCTTCTCTATTTTTTGAGGACAGGTAGCGTGTAAAGCTCCACCACTTTGCACATATGCTTAAAGTGGCATTTCAAGTTGATAGGGCTGCTTAGATGCAGCGACCTTCTGTGGCTGCTAGAGCCACCAACGGGTCTAGGAACGAAGCATTTGCCTTATAGCGGAATTCTCAGCCTGCCTAAAGTACTTACACTACTTCAGAAAATAAGCACCAACACTGCTGCAGtcctgttgtgtttttttttattttgatgagAACGTGATGCCTAGAGAGGTATTCATTAAAAGCAATAACTTTTCGCTAAAGAATGAAAATCTGAAACGTTGAAGTCTGTCTTTTTTGAAAAGTAGAAGATGGTTTAATGGAGCTTTGGTTTACTGTTCCACCGATAATTCTTTCTCAAGTACGCAGAATGCTGTGAAGTGTTCACTTATAAACTATCTTTTTTGATACGTACCACGGTGTGACACTAAAAATTaggggatccttaagcttcgcctttaagagttgaacaaaatagtgatattctgttcctagtgcgtacctcaaccacttagtgcatgaaatctctTTTATTCTTCCTGTGCACCCACTACGTTGCCTTAAGGGTGTATTGGcgtttgtgccttttgtagtatGACTGGCTTTGAACtatgaagccattatgataatcccatgttctgacgcccgatggcaatgtacgcttgtaacACGCAATATAACAGCAATggttcatgttgtattgtgaaacaCGTACACAGGACGCGTGTATTTGAAAAGCATGGAAGTTACTTTcgttgcatttccaagcagagtaagttattttcaatgtattcactagcataggcgtggctgtgtggttgaacacccgcttgccacgcaaacgactcgCGTTTCGTCTCCACTCATACCCTGAATATTCTGATCCTTATTTCATTTGCAtcatctttttattttttagtcaTGTGCCATAGCCACCGCTATGGGGATCCTGCTGTGGCGCTCACAGTAGTACTCGGcttgctcactagatggtgctgCGGCGCCCACTCCACTCCGATGCGTGCTATAGTGTGATAAGAGACCGCTAGAGGCGCCACTATAAGATGCGTTCGCTTTTGGCGCATCTCCTCTTTCACCGGCAGTGCGTATGCTTCGACTATGATCGATGAAGCGGGGGGATCCGAACGCGGCTGCAGCACACGCTGCAGTGAAagttgatgccgaagatgcacgGAAGCGTCGGAAAGAGTATTCTGAGCTGAGAGCCCACGAAGTGGTGGTGAAACGCGCACAAAGTGCTCATGGCGTCTTCACATTACGATCAACTGGGAAAGTTTTCACGATTTACCGATGTACTTCCGGAGCTTCgaccgctcatcatcattcactttgtggatgtGCTGCGATTTTTTTGCTCACAAACGCCGACACCGCGATTGATgacgctggaatttctgcgaaacgagctcttaacGTTATTGAATAATACTTACATGCTAAGGCATGCATGGCGTAAAGTTGTGCGTGAATGTAGCAAATTAGGCTCACCAGTGTGCGTACTCCTCGTCGGTTCTGGTCCGCGGCATGTAGTCGTAGTGGCGCAGCGGCTGGTGGTACCAGTCGAGCTCCGGGGGCAGGTGGTACCGCATCAGGGTCGTGATCAGCATCACCGGCCGAGGACGCGAGTTTGGCGAGCCCTGTGTAATCAGGTGACGTCGCGTTACAAATCTTGCAGGCTAACGTCGTGAGGTTACAGGACAGTGGAAGTATAGATGGACACGCCTTGAACGTCGTAAGAAAGCCTGCTGCACGACTCAAGTCGTTTAGTAACTTCATGTCTAGTTTCTTTTGGCAAAGTTGGTTAATTATGGAGGAAGAGCGTACCAGCGGGATCTGGTGCACACGACAGCGCTTGCATATAAGGGTCGTTTTCCTTCATTTCAGTATGTTCGCACAGGCATTTCCTTCATTTCGTATTACTTAAATTCAGGAATGTTTTTCTGAAGGTTGCCACTCGGCCGCTTGTTTATTGAAGCTCTCTTTATTACTTTTTCGCTTGAGTATCAGTAACAAGAGCGCATACAGAAATAATGAAAATATACAAAACGTTATATTACACTACGCGCAAGCGCTCCTCCTAACAGTTATATTATATTATGAAAGAAATTAATTTTACCCATTCATTCAGCTAACTGCTCTCCGGTTCACATTTTTTCCCTCACTCACTCAAACTTTCACACGCCCACCCTTTCACTCACTCGCTTGTACagccactcactcgatcgccgaTTCACTCCCTTCCTCACTCACTTGCTCAATCACTCTCTCACATTCACTCAGACCTACCGGCAGCTTCATCTGCCGCAGCGCCTGCGGCAAGTAGCAGGGCCCGAAGTAGCGGTGTCCTTCGGCTGACACGACGCAGCCCTGAATCAGGATGACGTCTTGCACAGCCTCGTCCAGGGAGAACTCGATGGCGTAGTACAGGTTCGGCATGATGCCGCCTTCTAGGAACTGCTTCAGTTTGTCGTGCGTCCAGTCCTGTCACGACAATGTAGCCGAAGCATTGGACATGTTTAGCTGCTCGTCCGGAGCTGCCGTACAGACGCGGCCTCCCATTGGGAATGGCCGGCTGGCTGCGTCCGCACGGCTGCTGCGGGCAAGCAACTACATCGGTCTATTcgatcattccagcgactataggtgGCGCTGCGGAAGGTCAAATTGGCGGACGAGATGGTGATGTCGGgagcgtttacgtcagcgtcgcagagcgtgaagacgcgttcttTGGTTCGTGACTTCTGAGAGACCAAACTGCGTCGCAgttttatcaccgtgtgacagcttcggagcatgGCTACATGgagccgcctgcgtcgctggaatgacagAATTAACCAAAAGAATCACGATGTTTGTGCTAACGTAACACGCACCTTTTTAGGCTTTTTATACCTAAAGTCGACCCTCGCGTTACAATAAAATATTCATGTGTCTATATTGTGCTTCTGAATTCAATAGAGAGTTtcagtactgcggaatggtgctacgtacgcatcacgcaagcgccttgcgttacgtggcgtcgtttgccactaaatcggcttttagtacgccgtagtacccgcgtacgtaacgagcgtgaagcgtgttgcgccatctggtagatcaaaatagaagcacgtgttgttgacagccaatgtgagccaatccaagtgttatagccagattatggccatattttaagccacagagccggtcggtgcttgccttcgatgccgccattttgcaaaacgaagtctcgcgctgtcgcgaacttgttcgagagcggcgcgatcacctcatacgtacgcacgcacgcatctcatgcgtgcgtacgtagcggctgcgtacgtaatgcgatacgtgcgcgttgcggtctgcgcatgcgcactacgcagaacgtggcgttctTACGTAcacaacgccgccacgtacgcagtactaaaactctctaatgaaaAGTCACCCCTCGTGTTACAACGATAGTCATTTTCCTATTAGCTAGCTGACGCCGTTGAAGAGGACTGCACACCTGGTATCGTTTGTGGTTGATGAGGACGCCGAGGGCAACGCGTACCGCCACAGAGAACCACATGCGGTAGATTACTGTCGGTGGGTCGGGGTGCTGCTCAGTGATGCGCTCCATCACTTCCATCGGTATGCTGCACAGCTGCGAATGGTCGATACAAGGTTTGAGAAATCGTCATCATCAGTAGCAGCAACCATCGCAGACTGCAGAGCAAATGCCTCATACATGTTTCACCAATGGCGCCGCCGCTGTAGtcaagtggctaagatactcggctgctgacctggtcgcgggatcaaatcccggttgcggcggctgcaggcgaaaatgctgttggcccgtgtgctcagatttgggtgcacgttgaaaaacttcaggtggtcgaaatctccggagcccaccactacagcgtctctcataatggtatTGTAATtctgggacgttataccccatgCCCATATTAATCATGTTTTGCCAATAAAAATTAATCAATATCATCTGAGCTGTTCATCTGTGCACAGCGAAAGCTGCATGTTCAGTGAATAGGATTAAAGGTGTGTCAATACACCTGACGAGGGTCCAACTTCACTATGATAATTCAGCCGCATTCGCAGCATTAATTTCGCCCATCTTACATGGTGATGATGTAATCACCACGTAGATAAAGGGGAGGGTGTTGTAGGAGCTCTAGCTCTCTCGAAATTTTACAACTTTGCTTGCTTGTATACTGGCGCTCTCTTTGGCCGGCATATGGCCTTTGCGCCAATAAACACTTTATATCATTGTCATATATACAACCAACATACAAATGCACGCTGGAGCATACATAACACACAAAAAATGGTTGAAccctatcgccccccccccccacacaaatTCTGACGAAGCCCCTGTCAAACACCGCTCGACGGCGTTTTTGGTCCCTTTTGTTCTATGGTCCCTTTTAAGGCAACCACATGGAATGCTTCGATCACTTGGAACAGCTTTGCTATTCCTCGCACTCACTTCGACGTCGGTCTCGCAGACCGCCTGGCATACCGACGGCATTGCGGAGAGGAAGCCGATGAGGCCTATGCAGTCTGGAGACACCAAGTAGTCCTTGAAGTCGCCTTCGCTGAAGAAGTACTGGTTTGAGTCTGCGTTCTGCAGGCGTCCCTCTGTGTCTGTACTTTGTCGCGTTCCTTTGCCGTAGACCTGGCAAAAGCGGATTCGAAACAAGAGGGCATGAAACAATACAGTAGATTAGGAGCGGTGGTGAAGACGCGCGAGATGCATAAATTGATTAACCCCTTACTGCTGAGTGTCGCGAATTCGCGGAAGCTTTGAACAATTCAGTCATAAAAACTAACGGGGAATGAAGAtttcagcatgaaaaatctaTCGTCATCTCGCCTAATTTATATGCTAGAACAAATTGTAGCTCATGTACCTACAATTTAGCTACATGTAGCCGATTTTGTAGCTGATGGCGGAGAGCGCGGAGCGCACGCAACACCTTTAACTTCATCGTTTTCTTCTCGCCAAGATGACGCATGTTCTAACATCAATAATGTTTTTATTTTTGGcgtgtacgcatccaagagatcATACACGACATGTTGCTTAGTTATGAAGTACATTTTTTGTTGCAAGGTCCTGGCTTCTGTGGCAAGAGAATTCGCGGCATACACAGAAGTATGCATTAAAGTTGCATTTTAGATAATTTTGCTGTGGATTTATTTAAAAGTAGCTATTTAAAGCTCACAGATGGAAACTTTTTGTTAGGCAGTTTCATAAAATCAGGCATTAAAAGGTCAAGACATTGACTCCAGGACAATACAACACACTGCTGGATAATGTTTGACGTAAATATTCCCGGCATGCGCGCCATGCCTGGAATTCCATGGCGCGCCTACAAGCGCGCCATGGAAGCCCATGTATGAAGTTATATTATACACATAATGAATCGTCCAAGAGGAGGGCAGCTACTTAATGTTTTGACTACAGTATTGTTATAATTGCATATATTGCTGGGTTTCTTTGCTGTTTGTACCTATTTTTTTGTAAAAGTGAGTAGATTTTCATACCCATTTCTATGTTTTCATAAAAGTAAGAGCTTAGTAAGTGCACGAATGTTCATTGAACTTGGGACTTTGCTGTGATcaaacgcacacaaaaaaaagagatgGGACGAAGTGCAGGCGACATGTGATGTCATGCACTCGCACAGTGAATATCGCGTGCCCTTTTTTCGTCCATGGTTTTTTTCTGTGGGCGCTACACATTCCAACGTATGAATCCATGCTAACTAGCACAATCTTCGATTCCGTGAGTTCATTCAATGAGGTGTCGCACTCACTTCTTGACTGACTGTATCCGCTTTTGTGCTGCCTAGCTTTTTACATCCTACCAAATCGTACTTGGTTGGTTTGGATAGCTGAGCTAAGCGAGTACACAGCACAAAGGGCTGAAACAGCGGGTTAAGAGCGAATTACAAGGAATGTGTTCACAGATAGTCTGGTACTGTACCTATCACGTGTATTACGTGTACTGATAAGTGTTTACCTTTCACGTGTATCACATCTAATGAAGACTACTAACTTTATCAGCGTAAACGTCACCGTCAACTCTGCAGTGGTTTCAAATGATATTTAtcattgaatatttttttcgCCACCCCAAGGAAGCGGAATATGTGACATTTTTAACTTTGCAGTTGCTGTTGTTGACACAGCAATTTCTATTTTTCAAAGGTTGTAATTGAAGCGAAGCTTTACATTTCAATGTCAGCAtatatttttcaatttttctgcACTTTTTTCATAACTTACCTTCACGATTCCGGAGCAGATGATTGAAACCCGCTCGTGCTCGTGGCCCACAAAGGAGAGCACATTCCCTTTCTTTTGGGTCACGAAGAACGACTGCAATGTGAAAGGCAACGCAGTAAcatatatataaacatctgaGAGCCTGTTGTGTGGCTAGTGACTGGGATAAGTTACTATGAATAACTGACTCAGATAACGTATCAGACTCTCGTTAGTACGGGGCTGTCGTCATTACCCGAATGTCGCTAAAAAAAAATCTCTGGAACGAATTACCTTATATATCGTATCTCGGCGGAGAGGTGACAGGCGCACCTCTCAGTTGGGAGAATTGTGAAAAAATTACTTTTTTTGCATTAGAAAATTATTTTTTTGGGCCTAAAAGTACGGTTCTGGAGCCTTCGCCTGGCCAGTTGTGGAGCGTGGGTGGACTCCACATAAAATCTTACACCCTCAATACGAAAGATGTCACAAAATGAGGAACGAGTAGATGGAAACCAGTCCCTTCCACTGCAGATCGCCCAGGCGTATTGGGAACccgcgccacggtggtctagtggctaaggtacttggctgctgacccgcaggtcgcgggttcgaatcccggctgtggcggctgcatttccgatggaggcgaaaatgttgtaggcccgtgtacttggatttgggtgcacgttaaagaaccccaggtggtcaaaatttccggagccctccactacggcgtctctcataatcaaatggtggttttgggacgttaaacccaacatatcaaccaatcaatcaatcaggcgtATTGGGAGCAGAGTCTCCCTCAAGTAATGGACATGAATCGTGGGGGTCCCCCATGTCTTGACCAGATGATGTATCAAACCGTGGCCAAGACACCCAGGGATATCACTCCCTGGAGCTGGGCAGACCAACTCATACCGATGGTGCTGTCATGGCCGCAAGGAGACGGTCCACTCCGCCTCAATCGCACCTCTTGGCCGGAAGCGTGCCCTATACGCAACGTGCGTATCGACAGACAATTGAGGGCAGGTGTGATTGGAGTTGAGACTACCGACAGACACCGCGCCATGGCTGACGTGCTCAGCAAGCCAATCGGGGACTTTCAAGCCAGCCGGTTTTTTGAGTTCCCGGCTATGCTGGACATGAAGGCTGTGTCGCAATTTGTCGAGGCGGTTAGATCTTCCGCCGGCACCCAGAGAGATGAAGCAGCATTCCTGAGATGCATGCTGCTCAGCGAGATCATCATTGACGGTGACAAGATCAGGAAAAtgacacaacaaagcacttgcctcacggcccttggaagcaagggtatgaacgagtgaggcacttgggCCAATGCCATACGTGTCCACCAtcatttttttattatcaccaacttttgtcatctattcacgccacacacacctttcacggcatggtcatgattttattacttgtatgtttttacccgccttaccgcgaggaattttatggcccttatacagccgcttatcacaatcattgtccatatttttagtatgATGAACAGGCGCTCTTTGGcagtgaaacggcccttgcgccacaaagcatcatacatcatcatcatcaacaacaagtTTGTAACGAATTGGCGGCTACATGGCCCGTATGCGAAATCTTGGAAATATCGTATCATATGCGATGCCTTGGTTTCACGTTTAATTCATTTTATCGCGTTATGAACATGAAACCAAGGCATCGCACATAATGCAAGATTTCCGAGATTTAGCATATGATCAGTGTAGGCACCAATTTGTTATAAACGTTTTCTTTGCACAGATACGATATATAGGTTCATTCGTTGCAGACATATTTGAGTGACATTCGGGCAATAACGACAACCTCATAGTAACGTGATTCCAGTCGTTCATATGTTGCAATTACGCTCGAGTGTTCACAGGCATACCAACGAGAAGTACCTTGAGCAACTTGGTGACCTCTTCCCTAGGCAGCCAAGGAATGCTAAGCAGGATGCAGTGTGCCGTGTCTCCCACGATGATGTTGGTCGGCATGCCGTCCACGCGGTGGATCATCCACGTGAGGTCCTGGGAGTGATCGCCAAGGCAAGGCAAATGAGGCGATATTGCATAAAGGAATGACACTTCCGATTGACAGGGCTAGTTTGAGACACGTCGTATCAGACTTGCGGCGAACTCAactgcctttttacttttcaagaCCAGCATTGTTAGACACGTACTTCCCTTGCGCAAGCTTGTTGAGTTGGTTACTGGCATTATCCAAACGAGTAAAGTTCGCGAACACACGAAGACACAGAGATGGACGTTTGTCGAAAAGGAAATGTCGATGGAGACAATGCTTATCTTTATGAGGGCGTAGAAGACTGTAAGCTTTGTGTGTGTTGGTACGACCTGATTATGAGGTTAACTGAAGTTCTCTCTAGTTAATTTCAGAAAACTCTACGCCTTTGACCAAGCAACAATGCGACTTTATATGATGTCAGCTTGTATGATATTGTAAAGAAGTGATGTTGACGTTGTAAATTTTTACGACTTCTGAAGTCATGGTGACGAACCATATGGGAACCTAGTGGTGCCCAGGTGGCGCGCCTACTCTTTCATTATTCACGCCTAAAATTTACACGATGCACCAATATGGCGAGCTGTCTCAGAATCAGCCAGTGGGAAAGAGCCGTCGCGAGGTGTACTACAGGAACGTTTCAATGCGCCCTCGTACACGTCACgcgtgctgaaacgcatggtgaaCGCCGCGTGACAGTGCCGCCAGTTTTGCCTGATGTGCGTCGTGTTGTAACCTGTACTTTGGAACACGCAAGACCAGTGAAGAATTGGACACTTCGCTGAAAAGTGCGACGCAGTGGGCCAGCAACGATGCCAGCGTATTATTCTCTGCTACGGTTTCAATGATGTGCAGTGCGCGATCGAATGCCTTCGCGAGACTGTGTTGTCGAAAGGATGGACGCTGTCCAATGCCAAGTACGTCTGGGACACGGAAGAAACAGTGTGACCTTTTGACGCAGTGCCAAGCATTGTACGGCGTAAACTAGCAGGTAAGTGTGTTTGAATTGCGCTTGCGAAGCTCGACGTAGTGTTCAGGTTGCTTATTATGTGCGCACTTTGATGAAAATTAGGAATTTCTAAGGCAGCTTTGAGGTAGCATGTAGCCGTTTTGAGTTACAACCGTTTTGAGCGGGAACATTACATTTACGTAGTTGGTTGTCGCCACTCTCGTACTATATATTACAGAAGCTGTTTAGCCACGCCCTCGTTTATGTTGTGTTTAATGGCGAGCGTTAACCCACAAAATGCTCGGATAGCAGTCTTTCAGAGAAGTTTTTTTAAGCTGTCGGTGAATCGTGAAATGAATGTCTAAGACAACCTTCACATGAGAGACCAGTGTAAAGCGGAGATTAGTGGTGTTAGCGAAAATGCAAACATATCGCAGTGGTCGTGCTTTAACGAAATCGACTCACCGTCGTCTGCAGACTATTCGCAAGCCAGTGCTTTGCGTCATCTAAGCCtgacacttaaaaaaaagaatgccTTTGAACAACCTAGTGTTATTGACTTTGAGGTGGTTGCGTAGTTGACCCGCAGTGTGTGGTCAGTAATGCATCATACGTTGATCATCACGGTTTTTCTAGCAGTCATCCTCTTGTAACCAGTCTACAACTGTGCGCGTAACAACCAGACataatactgtatttactcgaatGTTACGCgaggtttctttttgttttactgaTTTTTGCTACTTATGTCGAACCTCGCGTACCAAATAGCGAAAATTTTTTTCTACTATACGTGTTGAGATGTTAACCCTCGTGTTACAATCGTAATTGTATTTCAATCGAGTAAATACAGCGTGTGTGTGTAATATACGGCACGAAGCTTTTGCAACGTAAGTTTTCATATGCTTCCTTGAACAATTTCAAGGCGAGTGTTAATTTGAAGACTTGACATTTTCAGAGCACCGCGCATTGTTGTAAATCAACGTGGGAGAGAGTAAACTGCGCA
This region includes:
- the LOC119183604 gene encoding sperm-specific sodium:proton exchanger-like, producing MAERPNILVLFVWLWDLMDGVLNRKLFYAYDVSWAYITAEDEAMAKAGRFVKNTQLANKIRDQCGRNKLQTLKNVIDIQQKYPNIEVATKTRQAARKTLNKALDALHDLHDGGLLDDKQFGMLYEDLTWMIHRVDGMPTNIIVGDTAHCILLSIPWLPREEVTKLLKSFFVTQKKGNVLSFVGHEHERVSIICSGIVKVYGKGTRQSTDTEGRLQNADSNQYFFSEGDFKDYLVSPDCIGLIGFLSAMPSVCQAVCETDVELCSIPMEVMERITEQHPDPPTVIYRMWFSVAVRVALGVLINHKRYQDWTHDKLKQFLEGGIMPNLYYAIEFSLDEAVQDVILIQGCVVSAEGHRYFGPCYLPQALRQMKLPGSPNSRPRPVMLITTLMRYHLPPELDWYHQPLRHYDYMPRTRTDEEYAHWGDTPPPVTGLCSTCNCRADLNHLCWECPVYNPPRLRALATIKRGPWPSSLRTWACPEPSPPDRAIEFWRALIMFLQDPAAPPVGDQLRDSHKIQAIQAAPT